AATAAATGGCTTCATTCCTGATTTTCAACACAATTAAATGGTTTTTAAAAAAAAAGAAAAATAAACCCCTTGGCAGCTGCTAATTTTTCTTCCAACAATCGATCGGTTGATCTTCAAAATAAGCTAGCGATCTGCCAGAGCATCCTACAACGCTAGAGATTATCAATTTTGCAATAAAATCGATATATTGCCCACAAATCAATTTAAAGTGAGGGAGTCGATGACAACAAAAAAATATAGGAACGTCTATATCTTTTGGTTTTGCAGCATGTTATTTTTTTTACTGCCCGAGGGTTACTGTCAAACAATCATACCCACAGGTACGCCTTTTGTCAAACAATACAAAAAAGACCAATACAAGGCTGGAAATCAAAACTGGTCTTTGGCAGTCGACAAAGATGGTCGTATTTATAGTGCCAATACCGAAGGTCTATTGCAGTTCGACGGACAATATTGGCGCATCTTTCCGCTTCCTAATCATTCCACGGTACGAAGTGTCGCAATCGGTAAAGATGGCAAGATTTACACCGGTGGAAGAGGTGAATTTGGCTATTGGACTTCCAAACCCTTTGGAAACTTGACTTATCAAAGTCTCTCTAAGCTGGTACAGGACAAAACCTACTTTCCAAACGAAGAAATCTGGAAAATCATTGTTGAAGACCAACGGGTATTTTTTCATACATTTTCGAAATCCTATATCTGGGAAAACAATCGTATACGGCAATTAACGGCTAAAGGTGAGCCTTTTTTATTTCCGCATCAGCTCAACAATAAATTATTTTTTGAACAGCTGCCAAGTGGCCTGCATGAATTTAAACAGGATAAATTAATTCCTGTAAAAGGAAAAGATGTCTTGAAAGACAAAAATGTACTTGCCATCTTACCTTACGACGCAACGACTTCGCTTATTGCGACCTCGCGAAACGGCCTCTACCTGATGAAAGCCGATGGAACAATCCTACCCTGGGCTGCTCCGGCAAATCAGCTCTTAAGCCAGTCACAAATAAACAATGGCTTATACCTCTACGATGGACAATATGCTTTTGGCACCATCCAAAACGGTGTTATTATCATCAATAAAAATGGGCAGGTCATTCAACATATCAATAAAAACAATGGTCTCCAAAACAATACTGTACTCAGCATTGTCAAGGACAATCAGAAGAATATCTGGGTGGGACTTGATAATGGCATTGACCGCATTGAAATCAATTCCCCATTATCATTTTACACTGATTTTGTCGGAAAAATAGGTACCGTTTATACATCGATCATCTATCAGGGAAAAATCTATCTTGGAACTAATAAGGGCTTATTTTCAAGTGAATGGAAGGGATTGACCAATTACAATTCATTAAATTTCTCTCAGATTCCAAATTCAAATGGTCAGGTTTGGACATTAGCACAATTTGGTGATGAGTTGATCTGTGGACATAATGACGGAACCTTCAAATTAGATAACGGGAAGCTTGAAAAGATCTCTCAGATTACCGGAGGATGGGTTTTCAAACCTATTTTTGGAACAAAAAATATTCTTCAGGGGAACTATACAGGCTTATCGAAATTCACGTTCGATGGTATACACCTAGCGTTCGTTCAGCAGTTCACAGGCGTTAAAGAACCGGTTCGATTCTTGGCGCAAAAAGATAACCATGCCTTTTGGATTGGCGATTGGGGACAGATACAACTACTCGGACTTGATGCGAATTTCCAGCAGGCAAAGATTTTATTTTCCTCCAAACAGGATAGTATCGCTTCAAAGAGGCAATTTACGGGGATTTATACCTTAGAAAATAATCTTGTATTTGCTACAGACAGCGGATTTCTCCAATTCGACAATATTGTGAAAAAATTCAGCTATGCCAATGAATTAAACACAGCGTTAGGCAGCTATAAAAATTCAAATAAGGTCATACCGATCAATACAAACAGCTACTGGTTTATTCAGAAGACTAAAATTGCTAAAGTAGATTTTGACAGTAAGGGCAAATTGCATATTGACTCCAATCTGCTCAGTCCCTTACAGGATCGAATGATGAATAACTATGAAAACATTCTCCCGATTGAAAACCAATACTATCTCATCGGTTTAGATGATGGATTTGCGATCTACCGTCATGCCGATAAATCACAAAAATACAGGTTGCCACTTCCGCAAATAGCGCAACTTGTCAACTTGACAACAGGCCAGGCTATTATCCCAGATTCAGCGTTTAAACTATCATCATCAGACAATAATCTTAGAATTAGCTTTTCAAGTCCATATTATTCGACTTCGCCACTTCAATACCAATATTATCTCGAAGGTTACTCAGACAATTGGTCCGAATGGAGTGAAACTGCCTATCAAGATTTCACAAATCTACCTTATGGAGAGTTTCAAATTAAAATCAGGGCGAAGGACAATATGGGGTCAGTTTCGGAAGTCCAGACATTTTCATTTACCATTCGGCATCCATGGTTTCTTTCTTGGTGGGCGAAGTTATTTTATACACTCGTCCTGATAACGCTCATCTATTTAGCTTACAGGTTTAATCTTCAACGGGAGCGCAAGCGTCAGTTTCAAATACGGCGAAAATGGCTAGAAGAGAAAAAGATTGCCTTGGAACGCGAAACAGAGCAAAAAGAAAAGGACTGGATTAAACTTAAAAACCAGCAATTAGAAGATCAGCTTCAATTAAAAAATAAAGAACTTGCCAATGCGGCACTCAATATCGTTTACAAAAATGAGATGTTGAACAATTTACACGCCGAGCTCAAACAGCTTAAAGATGCTGATGGCAACAAGCTGAGTTCGGATGAATTGAAAAAGATAAACAAGCTTATCGATGATGCCCATAACGACGATCGTGACTGGCATATTTTTGAAAGAAGCTTTAACGAATCACATGAGAATTTTTTCAAGAAATTGAAACAAGAGTTTCCTGATCTCGTCCCCAATGATCTGAAACTATGTGCCTATTTAAGGCTCAATATGTCGAGTAAGGAAATTGCCTCATTACTCAACATTAGTACACGCGGTGTCGAGATTAGACGCTATCGATTACGCAAAAAGTTAGGCATTCCAACAGACAAAAACCTTTCTGAATTCCTGATGGAACGTTAAATTTTCATCACAGACACTACATCATTACCACACACGAGCTTTAGTGTATAAAACACACTAAAGCTCGTGTTATTTCAGTAAAAACAACAACACAAAATACTGATTATCAAAAACATAAAATACAATAAAAGGTAGCCTGAGCAAGCGGAAATTTCATGTAGTAGTGATGTGAATATGTTAAATTTTGGCAAAGTTGTACTACATCAACATATTTGCTTCAGGGAAATAACCAACGTATTTTAAACAAACACCAAAAATTAACGATATGAGGAATCTATCCGCATTATTTTTGACATCCATGGTTGTATCGGTTGCCTATGGACAAACTTCGGTACAAGGAGTGGTCAAAGATGGCACAAGCATGATATCCATGCCTGGCGTCACCATTAGTATCAAAGGGAAAGCAGTATCTACAAAAACCGACGCAACGGGGAAATTTCAAATCAATGCCTCTCCTACCGACTCACTGGTCTTTAACTTTCTGGGTTATCGCACACAAACGGTATACATTGGTAATCAAACGCAACTCAATGTATTCTTAGAAAATCAAAATCAAGCATTGGAAGAGGTTGTTGTTATCGGTTATGGTACACAAAAGAAAGCAGATCTGACCGGATCGATCAGCTCCTTGAAATCATCCGATATCACGAAGCAACCTGCCATGTCGGCAATGCAATCCATCCAAGGTAAAGCTGCAGGTATCAATATTATTGCAAATGAAGCTCCGGGGTCATCACCCAATGTCATTATCAGGGGCTTAGGAACTGCATTATCAGGACGGAATCCACTCTATATTGTCGACGGAATTGCACAAACAGATATTAATAATATCAACCCATCCGATATTGAATCTATGGATGTTTTAAAAGATGCATCCTCCGCATCTATTTACGGTCTTCGGGCGGCTAATGGCGTTATTATCGTGACGACGAAGAAAGGTAAAACCGGAACAACAAACATCAATTATGAAAGCTTTGCGGGTATAAAAAACGTATTGAACCGCGTGAAAATGGCCAACGCTGATCAGTTTAGAATATTTGCAAATGAATACCTCACCTCGACCAATGGGTCTTACCGTTTAGCTGAGAATCAAAAATATAATACAGATTGGTATGACGAATTATTACGTACAGGTTCTGTATTTAATAATGCTGTTAATATTTCTGGTGGAACTGAGAAAGTTGATTACTTCGTATCAGCAAACAATTATACCGAAAATGGTATTCTTGAAGGCTCAAAATTTGTAAGAAATACCATACGCAATAACAACGTATATAAATTTTTAAACAACCGCCTAAAGTTCAGCCAAAATTTAAATCTTACATTAACAAATGCAACACCTAAGCCTTATAGTGCTTTCACCACGGCTTACCGTCAGTCGCCACTTGCGCCCGTTATGTTTGATAATGGCCGTTACGGTTTAGGTCGTGTAAATACAACAACAGGTGTCGCTGGCATTGAGGCCGCACCAGGCCAAGCCATCGGAAATCTAAATTCTATTGGAAATCCAGTGTATGAGGTTTTACGCCAAAATGAAAGAACAAATACGCTACGCTTACAAGGAAGTTTTGAGGGAGAATTTAAGATTACAGATTATCTGAAAATCAATTCGCGTATTGGCGGGAATAAATTTTATTCGAAACAACGGATTTTTAATAATGTAAAAGATCAATGGTTAAATGCTAATACTTTATTGAATGAATCTGATTTCATCAAATTAAAGGAAAACAATCCAAAAGCGCTTGATTATGTAGACAACAGCTTGAAATATGAAAATCTAGAACAATTCCGCTGGTCTATCGAGAATTTCTTAACATTTAACAAGAATTTTGACAAGCATCATATTGAGGCGGTTGTGGGGATGTCGCGTGAGAAATACGACATAAACAGCATGAGTAGCCAAACGGGTTATAATGTACCTGAACAAGAGCAATACTGGAATATCAATCTTGCAAAAGGAACAACCAATTATGGTATTGTTGCGCTGCAAACCTCTTATACCCCAAGAGCATTAGCTTCGTATTTTGGACGTTTGCAGTACAATTACGATAGCAAATATTATTTAACGGCAACATTGCGTAGAGATGGATCAAGTGTTTTCCGTAATACAGGAAAATACTGGGGTACATTTCCTTCGGTTGGTTTAGGATGGACGGTAACCAACGAAAGCTTTATGAAAGATGCCAGCTGGATTAATTTATTGAAAGTGCGCGGAAACTGGGGTAAATTAGGTAACCAAGATATCCCGCTAAATGTTTCCACAATTTTAACAAGTCCAGAAAGTTCAAATTACAACTACGTTTTTGGTCCTGAACAGAATATGGTTTATGGAAGCGCATATGGCACTCCAGCCGTAAATCTAACCTGGGAAGTAACCAGAGAAACGGGCGCTGGCGTAGACTTTGCGTTTCTAAACAATCAGCTTTCAGGATCCATTGACTACTATCATAAGCTGAATACCAATACTATTCTTGATGTCACACCGACTTACACCTCTCCATCCGAAAAAAACTTCTATGCGCATGGTGCTAAAGTATTAAACCAAGGTGTGGAAGTGGCCTTAAATTGGAACAAAAGTATAAGTCCGGAGTTCAGTTATACATTCGGTGTTAATTATTCATACAATAAAAATAAAGTAACGGAAGTGGTCCCGGCTTATGACCGTGCTACTGGAGGCAGTTTAAATAATGGGGAGATTACCAAACAGCTTCGCGTTGGACAACCGATCTATGGCTGGTGGATGTTTGAGGCAAATGGTGTCTTTCAAGATGCGGAAGATGTAAAAAATTACCCATCGTTTGGCGCTGCAAAACCTGGCTATCTGAAGTACAAGGATCAAAATGAAGATGGTGTCATCGATTCCCGCGACAAGGTTTTCTTTGGATCATTTTTACCGACTTCAACATATGGTATCAATGTTGGTGTTAATTATAAAGCTATTGATTTTAATGTTTCCGGATATGGTGTCGCAGGCAATAAGGTTTACAATGGTTTAAATAGCGTTCGTTCCAATGCAGGTGAGAACATCGCGTTATCAACTTTTGAAAATCGCTGGACTGGCGCAGGTTCAACCAATGAACATCCCGGTGCAGAAAGAGCATATTGGGCTTCGAGTTATTTCCTCGAATCGGGCGCTTATTTCCGTATCAATAATATCACTGTAGGATACACTTTCAATAACTTATATAGCTCGAGATCTAAATTAAGATTATATGTTACTGCTCAGAATCCATTTATATTTACGAATTATAGTGGTTTCTCTCCTGAACTTGCCGGCGACGGTAGTCCAAATTTAACTTCTGGTATTGAGCTTTCAGCTTATCCAACGACACGTAATTTCTTATTTGGACTTAACATGCAATTTTAATCACCTTAGTTTTGAAGACAATGAAAATTAACAAACTTTATATAGCAATTCTTCTTA
The DNA window shown above is from Sphingobacterium thalpophilum and carries:
- a CDS encoding triple tyrosine motif-containing protein; translated protein: MLFFLLPEGYCQTIIPTGTPFVKQYKKDQYKAGNQNWSLAVDKDGRIYSANTEGLLQFDGQYWRIFPLPNHSTVRSVAIGKDGKIYTGGRGEFGYWTSKPFGNLTYQSLSKLVQDKTYFPNEEIWKIIVEDQRVFFHTFSKSYIWENNRIRQLTAKGEPFLFPHQLNNKLFFEQLPSGLHEFKQDKLIPVKGKDVLKDKNVLAILPYDATTSLIATSRNGLYLMKADGTILPWAAPANQLLSQSQINNGLYLYDGQYAFGTIQNGVIIINKNGQVIQHINKNNGLQNNTVLSIVKDNQKNIWVGLDNGIDRIEINSPLSFYTDFVGKIGTVYTSIIYQGKIYLGTNKGLFSSEWKGLTNYNSLNFSQIPNSNGQVWTLAQFGDELICGHNDGTFKLDNGKLEKISQITGGWVFKPIFGTKNILQGNYTGLSKFTFDGIHLAFVQQFTGVKEPVRFLAQKDNHAFWIGDWGQIQLLGLDANFQQAKILFSSKQDSIASKRQFTGIYTLENNLVFATDSGFLQFDNIVKKFSYANELNTALGSYKNSNKVIPINTNSYWFIQKTKIAKVDFDSKGKLHIDSNLLSPLQDRMMNNYENILPIENQYYLIGLDDGFAIYRHADKSQKYRLPLPQIAQLVNLTTGQAIIPDSAFKLSSSDNNLRISFSSPYYSTSPLQYQYYLEGYSDNWSEWSETAYQDFTNLPYGEFQIKIRAKDNMGSVSEVQTFSFTIRHPWFLSWWAKLFYTLVLITLIYLAYRFNLQRERKRQFQIRRKWLEEKKIALERETEQKEKDWIKLKNQQLEDQLQLKNKELANAALNIVYKNEMLNNLHAELKQLKDADGNKLSSDELKKINKLIDDAHNDDRDWHIFERSFNESHENFFKKLKQEFPDLVPNDLKLCAYLRLNMSSKEIASLLNISTRGVEIRRYRLRKKLGIPTDKNLSEFLMER
- a CDS encoding TonB-dependent receptor, giving the protein MRNLSALFLTSMVVSVAYGQTSVQGVVKDGTSMISMPGVTISIKGKAVSTKTDATGKFQINASPTDSLVFNFLGYRTQTVYIGNQTQLNVFLENQNQALEEVVVIGYGTQKKADLTGSISSLKSSDITKQPAMSAMQSIQGKAAGINIIANEAPGSSPNVIIRGLGTALSGRNPLYIVDGIAQTDINNINPSDIESMDVLKDASSASIYGLRAANGVIIVTTKKGKTGTTNINYESFAGIKNVLNRVKMANADQFRIFANEYLTSTNGSYRLAENQKYNTDWYDELLRTGSVFNNAVNISGGTEKVDYFVSANNYTENGILEGSKFVRNTIRNNNVYKFLNNRLKFSQNLNLTLTNATPKPYSAFTTAYRQSPLAPVMFDNGRYGLGRVNTTTGVAGIEAAPGQAIGNLNSIGNPVYEVLRQNERTNTLRLQGSFEGEFKITDYLKINSRIGGNKFYSKQRIFNNVKDQWLNANTLLNESDFIKLKENNPKALDYVDNSLKYENLEQFRWSIENFLTFNKNFDKHHIEAVVGMSREKYDINSMSSQTGYNVPEQEQYWNINLAKGTTNYGIVALQTSYTPRALASYFGRLQYNYDSKYYLTATLRRDGSSVFRNTGKYWGTFPSVGLGWTVTNESFMKDASWINLLKVRGNWGKLGNQDIPLNVSTILTSPESSNYNYVFGPEQNMVYGSAYGTPAVNLTWEVTRETGAGVDFAFLNNQLSGSIDYYHKLNTNTILDVTPTYTSPSEKNFYAHGAKVLNQGVEVALNWNKSISPEFSYTFGVNYSYNKNKVTEVVPAYDRATGGSLNNGEITKQLRVGQPIYGWWMFEANGVFQDAEDVKNYPSFGAAKPGYLKYKDQNEDGVIDSRDKVFFGSFLPTSTYGINVGVNYKAIDFNVSGYGVAGNKVYNGLNSVRSNAGENIALSTFENRWTGAGSTNEHPGAERAYWASSYFLESGAYFRINNITVGYTFNNLYSSRSKLRLYVTAQNPFIFTNYSGFSPELAGDGSPNLTSGIELSAYPTTRNFLFGLNMQF